From Heptranchias perlo isolate sHepPer1 chromosome 8, sHepPer1.hap1, whole genome shotgun sequence, a single genomic window includes:
- the mgme1 gene encoding mitochondrial genome maintenance exonuclease 1 — MSYFSVLNSATCRALKNSFKQHWGAVRKELVSQRHNFSTFPSLNCRKKILSEYEQVDCKKYASLVRSVVSTKVGPQTPETLLREDGHLYGPIFRSKPASEEPGPESLLNPAPFLNSERRNAKHEPEPFLKPPLQIALRRNCLPSVTRILQLTMSLEQAFYLERWKRRMITELGHDGFKEYNKNILNRGKLFHSALEEAFLSTKIPKTDDEEIAGYLRSVQDIMADVRGTRVLESVVSHLPLQYMGLLDCVAEYRGKLCVIDWKTSEKPKPYFRNTFDNPLQVAAYAGALNHDDNYNFQVERGLIVVAYRDGSPAHAHFMDTELFLTCWQKWLLRLEKYKKKIGAST, encoded by the exons ATGAGTTACTTCAGCGTACTGAATTCTGCGACCTGCAGAGCGCTTAAGAACTCTTTCAAACAACACTGGGGCGCAGTACGGAAAGAGCTGGTCTCTCAGCGTCACAATTTTTCTACCTTCCCGTCTCTTAATTGCCGGAAAAAGATCCTAAGCGAATACGAGCAGGTAGACTGTAAGAAATACGCCTCCTTGGTCCGCTCCGTTGTCTCAACGAAGGTCGGCCCCCAGACCCCCGAGACCCTGCTCAGGGAGGACGGCCACTTGTACGGACCGATCTTCAGATCGAAGCCGGCTAGCGAAGAGCCAGGACCCGAAAGCCTCCTGAATCCGGCTCCATTCCTGAATTCCGAACGAAGGAATGCTAAACACGAGCCGGAGCCCTTTCTGAAGCCACCGCTACAGATCGCGTTGCGAAGGAACTGCCTGCCCAGTGTGACGCGGATCCTGCAGCTGACCATGAGTTTGGAGCAAGCATTTTACTTGGAGAGGTGGAAACGGAGAATGATAACTGAGCTCGGTCATGATGGCTTCAAAGAGTACAATAAAA ATATTCTCAATCGAGGGAAGCTTTTCCATTCTGCTTTGGAGGAGGCTTTTCTCTCAACTAAAATTCCAAAAACTGATGATGAAGAAATTGCAGGGTACTTGCGCAGTGTGCAGGACATAATGGCAGATGTTAGAGGAACCCGAGTATTGGAGAGTGTTGTGAGTCATCTGCCATTACAGTACATGGGGCTACTTGACTGTGTTGCAGAATATCG GGGCAAGTTATGTGTTATTGATTGGAAAACCTCTGAGAAACCAAAGCCTTATTTTCGAAACACTTTTGATAACCCACTCCAGGTGGCAGCCTATGCTGGTGCCCTTAACCACGACGACAACTATAACTTTCAG GTTGAGAGGGGACTAATCGTGGTGGCCTACAGAGATGGCTCACCTGCACATGCTCATTTCATGGACACCGAGCTGTTCCTCACCTGCTGGCAGAAGTGGCTGCTTCGGCTGGAGAAATACAAGAAGAAGATCGGTGCATCCACATGA